A stretch of the Uranotaenia lowii strain MFRU-FL chromosome 3, ASM2978415v1, whole genome shotgun sequence genome encodes the following:
- the LOC129750670 gene encoding TRPL translocation defect protein 14 isoform X1, protein MKTMDTGIEGKKVYKLVLTGGPCGGKTTGQARLCTFFENIGWKVFRVPETATVLLSGGIKFSDLTTDEEKSCRNPKEDPKVIKDGIPEHSVDKTASCPRCLAAAADKPNGSEAYKFQENLLRTMIQIENTFFELGKSCTRNCLIICDRGVMDASAFVSKEKWERMMRTNNWNSVELRDNRYNHIVHMVSAANGAEAFYSTEDHVCRSEGVGLARELDYKSAAAWIGHPYFDVIDNSTDFESKVNRMIECVCQKLGIDTGDRLLTTSKKVKFLVSDLPADTAFPAFKDFEVVHNYLQSAGPRVQARLRKRGQNGHFSYIHTIRRPHLHGQSIEVKTQLTHRDYLNMLTQRDDAHFTIYKKRRCFLVNNQYFQMDIYKEPTHPRCKGLILLETYTSLTGDKLKSILPPFLNIVKEVTGHPDYSMFNLSLKEEWSNTKKFCFSLHDQDEGEFITNGHSKKIINGKA, encoded by the exons GTGTTTCGAGTGCCTGAAACGGCCACTGTTCTACTCAG CGGTGGAATCAAGTTTTCAGACCTGACGACGGATGAAG AAAAATCCTGCCGAAATCCGAAAGAAGATCCGAAGGTTATCAAAGATGGCATTCCGGAACATAGTGTTGATAAAACAGCATCATGTCCACGGTGCCTGGCGGCAGCAGCAGACAAACCCAATGGCAGTGAGG CTTACAAGTTTCAGGAAAATTTGCTGCGTACAATGATCCAAATTGAGAACACCTTTTTTGAATTGGGAAAATCGTGTACCAGAAACTGCTTGATAATCTGCGATCGAGGCGTTATGGATGCCAGCGCCT TTGTTTCCAAAGAAAAATGGGAGAGGATGATGAGAACCAACAACTGGAACTCGGTCGAGTTGCGCGATAACCGATATAATCATATTGTCCACATGGTGTCCGCAGCAAATGGAGCCGAAGCGTTTTATTCGACCGAGGATCACGTATGCCGCTCCGAGGGTGTTGGCTTAGCACGCGAACTAGATTATAAATCTGCTGCTGCATGGATCGGACATCCCTATTTTGATGTGATCGATAATTCGACTGATTTTGAGAGCAAGGTGAATAGAATGATTGAATGCGTTTGCCAGAAACTTGGAATCGATACAGGCGATCGACTGTTGACCACCTCTAAGAAAGTTAAATTTCTCG TTTCCGACCTGCCTGCTGATACTGCTTTCCCAGCATTCAAAGACTTTGAGGTTGTACATAACTATCTGCAATCAGCAGGACCTCGAGTTCAGGCTAGGTTGCGAAAACGTGGTCAGAATGGCCATTTCAGCTATATTCACACCATACGTCGTCCTCATCTTCATGGCCAGTCAATTGAGGTTAAGACCCAGCTCACACATCGCGACTACTTAAATATGCTAACACAACGTGACGATGCCCACTTTACAATCTACAAAAAACGGCGTTGCTTCTTGGTCAACAATCAATATTTCCAGATGGATATTTATAAAGAACCAACTCATCCTAG atGCAAGGGATTGATTCTGCTTGAGACCTATACCTCGTTGACTGGCGATAAATTGAAGAGTATTTTACCACCGTTTTTGAACATTGTTAAAGAAGTCACAGGCCATCCTGATTATTCAATGTTCAATTTGTCTCTTAAAGAAGAATGGAGCAATACCAAGAAATTTTGCTTTTCGCTTCATG aTCAAGATGAAGGTGAGTTTATAACAAATGGTCATTCGAAGAAAATTATTAACGGAAAAGCCTAG
- the LOC129754917 gene encoding kelch domain-containing protein 4: MGKKDKNKKKGKGAEKTAMKTDKKLAAKQKKLIAKLGEDDIETIVAKYETKDTKSTDLTETLCAPPSARVNFSICSHPDKEEIFMYGGEFYDGQKTTVYGDFFNFNVSKNEWKILKASICPAPRSGHQMISVSTDGGQIWLFGGEYASPSQLQFYHYKDLWVYRIAKKQWEKINALNGPSARSGHRMVVSKKKLFVFGGFHDNNTSYRYFNDLFAFSLENYTWTKIEPTGTGPAPRSGCCMIACPDGKLLIWGGYSKSSVKKEIDRGVTHADMFSLTTSDDGKSFKWTSIKPGGKKPAPRSGMSATITANGKVYAFGGVMDTEEDEEDVQGLFSNEIHTLDPASHTWRTLEVSNKKSKASKSKTTPTEGADEVVPEKQVVYDDGIFTMSVGGSSKAAPKESIENESVDLGRPSPRMNSGIVGCKGNLYIYGGCYESGSRQYTLSDFYSLDLHKLDQWKILIANSLTGSEWLGSDSEDSSSDDDGDDDDDDDSDDGEDDDSEEDSTTDMDTD, translated from the exons atgggcaaaaaggataaaaataagaaaaaaggtaAAGGTGCTGAAAAAACAGCTATGAAAACCGACAAAAAATTAGCTGCAAAGCAAAAAAAGCTGATTGCTAAACTCGGCGAG GACGATATAGAAACAATTGTGGCCAAATATGAAACTAAAGATACTAAATCTACAGATTTAACGGAAACTCTTTGCGCACCACCATCCGCTCGAGTGAATTTTTCGATATGTTCCCATCCGGACAAGgaagaaattttcatgtatgGAGGAGAGTTTTACGATGGCCAAAAAACAACAGTGTACGGCGATTTCTTCAACTTCAATGTATCGAAGAACGAATGGAAAATCCTTAAGGCATCTATATGTCCAGCACCACGAAGTGGCCACCAAATGATATCGGTTAGTACCGATGGAGGACAAATTTGGCTTTTTGGAGGAGAATATGCCTCGCCATCCCAGTTGCAGTTCTACCACTACAAAGACTTGTGGGTTTATAGGATAGCCAAGAAACAATGGGAAAAAATTAACGCGCTCAACGGCCCGAGCGCTCGCAGTGGCCATAGAATGGTGGTTAGcaagaaaaaactttttgtcTTTGGTGGATTTCACGATAACAATACCTCGTACagatattttaatgatttgttCGCATTTTCTCTTGAAAATTACACATGGACGAAAATAGAACCTACAGGAACAGGACCAGCACCGAGATCAGGATGCTGTATGATAGCCTGTCCAGATGGCAAACTGCTTATCTGGGGAGGATATTCCAAGTCTTCCGTAAAGAAAGAGATTGATCGAGGTGTTACTCATGCAGACATGTTCTCATTAACCACGAGTGATGATGGTAAATCCTTCAAATGGACCAGCATAAAACCAGGTGGTAAGAAACCAGCTCCACGAAGTGGAATGAGCGCTACTATAACTGCGAATGGCAAGGTGTATGCTTTCGGAGGTGTGATGGACACGGAGGAGGACGAAGAAGACGTACAAGGATTGTTCAGTAATGAAATACATACACTTGATCCTGCATCACACACTTGGCGAACTCTGGaggtttccaacaaaaaaagtaaagcTTCAAAGTCAAAAACAACTCCCACTGAAGGTGCCGATGAAGTGGTCCCAGAAAAGCAAGTTGTCTACGATGATGGCATTTTTACCATGTCTGTCGGTGGTTCCTCTAAAGCTGCCCCAAAAGAAAGCATCGAAAACGAATCGGTTGATCTTGGTCGTCCTTCGCCAAGAATGAACAGCGGAATTGTTGGATGCAAAGGCAATCTTTATATTTATGGCGGTTGTTACGAAAGCGGCAGTCGTCAATACACCCTCAGTGATTTCTATTCATTAG ATTTGCATAAGCTAGACCAATGGAAGATACTTATTGCAAACAGCCTCACTGGAAGCGAATGGCTCGGTTCGGATAGTGAAGACAGTTCTTCAGATGACGAtggagatgatgatgatgatgacgattcTGATGATGGTGAAGATGACGATTCGGAAGAAGATAGCACTACTGATATGGATACTGATTAG